In one window of Anser cygnoides isolate HZ-2024a breed goose chromosome 3, Taihu_goose_T2T_genome, whole genome shotgun sequence DNA:
- the PBK gene encoding lymphokine-activated killer T-cell-originated protein kinase, translating into MEALRPQNNAERKEKPDSGSASVTIPASPFMQKLGYGTGVNVYLMKRSPRGLSRSPWAVKKINPKCNRKQQSLYQQRLNDEAKILKSLQHPNIVGYRAFTEANDGSMCLAMEYGGEKSLGDLIEERNTARLGPFPAATIFKVALSMARGLKYLHNDKKLLHGDIKSSNVVIKGDFEAVKICDVGVSLPLDENMTVSDPEASYIGTEPWKPKEALQDDGVITDKADIFAFGLTLWEMMTLSVPHLNLDSDTDDEDESFDEDDFDEEAYYAALGTRPALNMEELDPSYQHIIELFSICTSEDPQKRPSAAHIVAALEASLPPQ; encoded by the exons ATGGAAGCCCTCAGGCCCCAGAACAACGCGGAGCGCAAGGAGAAGCCGG attCGGGCTCGGCCTCCGTCACCATCCCGGCCTCCCCCTTCATGCAGAAGCTGGGCTACGGCACCGGGGTGAACGTCTACCTGATGAAGAG GTCCCCCCGGGGTTTGTCTCGCTCCCCGTGGGCCGTGAAGAAAATCAACCCCAAGTGCAACAGGAAGCAGCAGAGCCTCTACCAGCAGAGGCTGAACGACGAGGCCAAGATCCTGAAGAGCCTCCAGCACCCGAACATCGTGG GTTACCGCGCCTTCACCGAGGCCAACGACGGAAGCATGTGTCTCGCCATGGAGTACGGAGGAGAAAAATCCCTCGGCGACTTGATCGAGGAGAGAAACACGGCTCGCCTGGGCCCCTTCCCCGCCGCCACCATCTTCAAAGTGGCCCTGAGCATGGCGAGGGGGCTGAAG TATCTTCACAACGACAAGAAGCTGCTCCACGGGGATATCAAGTCTTCAAACGTGGTCATTAAAGGCGACTTCGAAGCCGTGAAGATCTGCGACGTGGGAGTCTCCCTGCCCCTGGACGAGAACATGACGG TGAGCGACCCGGAGGCGTCCTACATCGGCACCGAGCCCTGGAAGCCCAAGGAGGCCCTGCAGGACGACGGCGTGATCACCGACAAGGCCGACATCTTCGCTTTCGGGCTGACTCTCTGGGAGATGATGACCCTGTCCGTGCCCCACCTCAACCTGGACAGCGACACCGACGACGAAG ATGAGTCCTTCGACGAAGACGACTTCGACGAGGAGGCGTACTACGCAGCCCTGGGAACGCGGCCAGCCCTCAACATGGAGGAGCTGGACCCGTCCTACCAGCACATCATCGAGCTCTTCTCCATCTGCACCAGCGAGGACCCGCAGAAGCGCCCCTCGGCCGCTCACATCGTGGCCGCCCTGGAAGCGAGCCTGCCCCCGCAGTGA
- the ESCO2 gene encoding N-acetyltransferase ESCO2 isoform X1, which yields MATRTPQKRSRSPPDSASLAFETPVKRATVGFVDGLSPRKKSRRYASQIKWSPGSGDEMKENEAVPVKPAPSRRLDVSPLQAANVPTAAPRGLSGKSSPKAASSYRPVVPVVSFYSKEKRYLTLIERKQLNESLSFGGRNGDENAPAASRTEKMSANLSRNASSRPARPATSTKHGKAVPKTVPKAAKKVKADVPPLKPSAEKENAPCLIKKKMDSPFRVLSMTVKPALKLQAGAAFFSARKRSHSKKPPGDPKSPQAPPRAAQGSGQAPAGAAGTSHSAPTSENPKAGGTRGRISAPQKEDKETREDSSRGKEERSSACEGEASLQSRGGTPAVPSHPPKSPAAEDSDTENVGGDEASAAPSQESDDVIPPSPSPQKGDKEASSPNAVVYPIFSALPTSKKRTQPALDDLSSPFGPAKAAPGVQKSKKAKERCSRDQMIIDAGQKHFGAVVCKSCGMIYTAASPEDEAQHVQHHERFLEGLRYVGWKKERVVAEFWDGKIVLILPADPKYAVKKAEDVREIVDNELGFKQVALSCPAKTKTYLFVSNEKMIVGCLVAESIKQAFRVLAEPVAAQSPGQDPLQQQHRAWRCSTQPEPAVCGVSRIWVFGLARRKGVARRMVDVVRSTFMYGSYLSTEEIAFSDPTPDGKLFATKYCQTPNFLVYNFVYSN from the exons ATGGCGACTCGCACCCCGCAGAAAAGGAGCCGCAGCCCCCCTGACAG CGCGTCCTTAGCCTTTGAGACTCCTGTCAAAAGAGCGACGGTCGGTTTTGTCGACGGGCTGTCGCCGCGCAAGAAATCCAGGAGGTATGCGTCTCAGATAAAGTGGTCACCAGGCTCCGGTGATGAGATGAAGGAAAACGAGGCCGTCCCTGTGAAGCCAGCGCCGTCCAGGAGGCTGGATGTTTCCCCCCTGCAGGCAGCCAACGTTCCCACTGCTGCGCCCAGGGGGCTCTCCGGTAAATCATCCCCAAAGGCAGCTTCATCCTACAGGCCCGTTGTGCCCGTGGTGTCTTTTTACAGCAAGGAGAAGCGGTACCTTACTCTGATCGAGAGGAAACAGCTGAATGAGAGCCTCTCTTTCGGGGGGAGGAACGGTGATGAAAATGCCCCGGCTGCGAGCAGGACCGAGAAGATGAGCGCGAACCTCAGCAGGAACGCGAGCTCCAGGCCAGCCAGGCCTGCAACAAGTACCAAGCACGGCAAAGCTGTCCCCAAAACTGTCCCCAAAGCAGCGAAGAAGGTAAAGGCGGACGTCCCGCCTCTGAAACCCAGCGCGGAGAAGGAGAACGCTCCCTGCCTGATTAAAAAGAAGATGGATTCGCCCTTCCGCGTCCTCAGCATGACGGTGAAACCAGCTTTGAAGCTCCAGGCGGGGGCGGCGTTCTTTTCTGCCAGGAAGAGGTCGCACTCCAAAAAACCACCCGGAgaccccaaatctccccagGCGCCCCCCAGGGCTGCGCAAGGAAGCGGCCAGGCCCCGGCAGGGGCAGCTGGCACGTCTCACTCAGCTCCTACGAGCGAAAATCCCAAGGCGGGTGGCACACGGGGCAGGATTTCTGCGCCTCAGAAGGAAGACAAGGAGACCAGGGAGGACTCGAGCcggggaaaggaagagagaagttCAGCGTGCGAAGGAGAGGcgtccctgcagagcaggggggGCACCCCTGCTgttccttcccacccccccaagTCTCCTGCCGCAGAAGACAGCGACACAGAGAACGTG GGTGGTGATGAAGCCAGTGCTGCCCCAAGCCAGGAGTCGGATGACGTTATTCCTCCGAGCCCATCTCCGCAGAAAGGGGACAAGGAAG CTTCATCTCCGAATGCCGTGGTCTACCCCATATTCAGCGCTCTCCCGACAAGCAAGAAGAG GACGCAGCCCGCTCTGGACGATCTGAGTTCCCCGTTCGGACCCGCGAAAGCAGCTCCTGGCGTGCAGAAGAGCAAGAAGGCGAAGGAGCGGTGCTCCAGGGACCAGATGATCATC gaTGCCGGTCAAAAGCATTTCGGTGCCGTCGTTTGCAAGTCGTGCGGCATGATCTACACGGCTGCCAGCCCCGAGGACGAAGCCCAGCACGTCCAGCACCACGAGAGGTTCCTCGAGGGACTGCGCTACGTG GGCTGGAAGAAAGAGCGGGTCGTGGCGGAGTTCTGGGATGGGAAAATCGTCTTGATCCTTCCAGCTGACCCGAAGTACGCGGTCAAGAAG gCCGAAGACGTGCGAGAGATTGTAGATAACGAACTGGGATTCAAGCAAGTCGCACTGAGCTGCCCAGCCAAGACCAAAACGTACCTGTTTGTGTCCAACGAGAAGATGATTGTCGGGTGCCTCGTGGCTGAGTCAATCAAGCAG GCGTTCCGGGTGCTGGCCGAGCCGGTGGCTGCGCAGTCCCCGGGGCAGGAcccgctgcagcagcagcaccgcgcTTGGCGCTGCTCCACACAGCCCGAGCCCGCCGTCTGCGGCGTCAGCAGGATCTGGGTGTTCGGCCTGGCCCGCAGGAAGGGCGTCGCGCGCCGCATGGTGGACGTGGTCAG GAGCACGTTCATGTACGGCAGCTACCTGAGCACCGAGGAAATCGCCTTCTCCGACCCCACCCCGGACGGCAAGCTGTTTGCAACGAAGTACTGCCAGACGCCCAACTTCCTCGTCTACAACTTCGTTTATAGCAACTGA
- the ESCO2 gene encoding N-acetyltransferase ESCO2 isoform X3 → MKENEAVPVKPAPSRRLDVSPLQAANVPTAAPRGLSGKSSPKAASSYRPVVPVVSFYSKEKRYLTLIERKQLNESLSFGGRNGDENAPAASRTEKMSANLSRNASSRPARPATSTKHGKAVPKTVPKAAKKVKADVPPLKPSAEKENAPCLIKKKMDSPFRVLSMTVKPALKLQAGAAFFSARKRSHSKKPPGDPKSPQAPPRAAQGSGQAPAGAAGTSHSAPTSENPKAGGTRGRISAPQKEDKETREDSSRGKEERSSACEGEASLQSRGGTPAVPSHPPKSPAAEDSDTENVGGDEASAAPSQESDDVIPPSPSPQKGDKEASSPNAVVYPIFSALPTSKKRTQPALDDLSSPFGPAKAAPGVQKSKKAKERCSRDQMIIDAGQKHFGAVVCKSCGMIYTAASPEDEAQHVQHHERFLEGLRYVGWKKERVVAEFWDGKIVLILPADPKYAVKKAEDVREIVDNELGFKQVALSCPAKTKTYLFVSNEKMIVGCLVAESIKQAFRVLAEPVAAQSPGQDPLQQQHRAWRCSTQPEPAVCGVSRIWVFGLARRKGVARRMVDVVRSTFMYGSYLSTEEIAFSDPTPDGKLFATKYCQTPNFLVYNFVYSN, encoded by the exons ATGAAGGAAAACGAGGCCGTCCCTGTGAAGCCAGCGCCGTCCAGGAGGCTGGATGTTTCCCCCCTGCAGGCAGCCAACGTTCCCACTGCTGCGCCCAGGGGGCTCTCCGGTAAATCATCCCCAAAGGCAGCTTCATCCTACAGGCCCGTTGTGCCCGTGGTGTCTTTTTACAGCAAGGAGAAGCGGTACCTTACTCTGATCGAGAGGAAACAGCTGAATGAGAGCCTCTCTTTCGGGGGGAGGAACGGTGATGAAAATGCCCCGGCTGCGAGCAGGACCGAGAAGATGAGCGCGAACCTCAGCAGGAACGCGAGCTCCAGGCCAGCCAGGCCTGCAACAAGTACCAAGCACGGCAAAGCTGTCCCCAAAACTGTCCCCAAAGCAGCGAAGAAGGTAAAGGCGGACGTCCCGCCTCTGAAACCCAGCGCGGAGAAGGAGAACGCTCCCTGCCTGATTAAAAAGAAGATGGATTCGCCCTTCCGCGTCCTCAGCATGACGGTGAAACCAGCTTTGAAGCTCCAGGCGGGGGCGGCGTTCTTTTCTGCCAGGAAGAGGTCGCACTCCAAAAAACCACCCGGAgaccccaaatctccccagGCGCCCCCCAGGGCTGCGCAAGGAAGCGGCCAGGCCCCGGCAGGGGCAGCTGGCACGTCTCACTCAGCTCCTACGAGCGAAAATCCCAAGGCGGGTGGCACACGGGGCAGGATTTCTGCGCCTCAGAAGGAAGACAAGGAGACCAGGGAGGACTCGAGCcggggaaaggaagagagaagttCAGCGTGCGAAGGAGAGGcgtccctgcagagcaggggggGCACCCCTGCTgttccttcccacccccccaagTCTCCTGCCGCAGAAGACAGCGACACAGAGAACGTG GGTGGTGATGAAGCCAGTGCTGCCCCAAGCCAGGAGTCGGATGACGTTATTCCTCCGAGCCCATCTCCGCAGAAAGGGGACAAGGAAG CTTCATCTCCGAATGCCGTGGTCTACCCCATATTCAGCGCTCTCCCGACAAGCAAGAAGAG GACGCAGCCCGCTCTGGACGATCTGAGTTCCCCGTTCGGACCCGCGAAAGCAGCTCCTGGCGTGCAGAAGAGCAAGAAGGCGAAGGAGCGGTGCTCCAGGGACCAGATGATCATC gaTGCCGGTCAAAAGCATTTCGGTGCCGTCGTTTGCAAGTCGTGCGGCATGATCTACACGGCTGCCAGCCCCGAGGACGAAGCCCAGCACGTCCAGCACCACGAGAGGTTCCTCGAGGGACTGCGCTACGTG GGCTGGAAGAAAGAGCGGGTCGTGGCGGAGTTCTGGGATGGGAAAATCGTCTTGATCCTTCCAGCTGACCCGAAGTACGCGGTCAAGAAG gCCGAAGACGTGCGAGAGATTGTAGATAACGAACTGGGATTCAAGCAAGTCGCACTGAGCTGCCCAGCCAAGACCAAAACGTACCTGTTTGTGTCCAACGAGAAGATGATTGTCGGGTGCCTCGTGGCTGAGTCAATCAAGCAG GCGTTCCGGGTGCTGGCCGAGCCGGTGGCTGCGCAGTCCCCGGGGCAGGAcccgctgcagcagcagcaccgcgcTTGGCGCTGCTCCACACAGCCCGAGCCCGCCGTCTGCGGCGTCAGCAGGATCTGGGTGTTCGGCCTGGCCCGCAGGAAGGGCGTCGCGCGCCGCATGGTGGACGTGGTCAG GAGCACGTTCATGTACGGCAGCTACCTGAGCACCGAGGAAATCGCCTTCTCCGACCCCACCCCGGACGGCAAGCTGTTTGCAACGAAGTACTGCCAGACGCCCAACTTCCTCGTCTACAACTTCGTTTATAGCAACTGA
- the ESCO2 gene encoding N-acetyltransferase ESCO2 isoform X2: MGPLCKRPSPSGCASLAFETPVKRATVGFVDGLSPRKKSRRYASQIKWSPGSGDEMKENEAVPVKPAPSRRLDVSPLQAANVPTAAPRGLSGKSSPKAASSYRPVVPVVSFYSKEKRYLTLIERKQLNESLSFGGRNGDENAPAASRTEKMSANLSRNASSRPARPATSTKHGKAVPKTVPKAAKKVKADVPPLKPSAEKENAPCLIKKKMDSPFRVLSMTVKPALKLQAGAAFFSARKRSHSKKPPGDPKSPQAPPRAAQGSGQAPAGAAGTSHSAPTSENPKAGGTRGRISAPQKEDKETREDSSRGKEERSSACEGEASLQSRGGTPAVPSHPPKSPAAEDSDTENVGGDEASAAPSQESDDVIPPSPSPQKGDKEASSPNAVVYPIFSALPTSKKRTQPALDDLSSPFGPAKAAPGVQKSKKAKERCSRDQMIIDAGQKHFGAVVCKSCGMIYTAASPEDEAQHVQHHERFLEGLRYVGWKKERVVAEFWDGKIVLILPADPKYAVKKAEDVREIVDNELGFKQVALSCPAKTKTYLFVSNEKMIVGCLVAESIKQAFRVLAEPVAAQSPGQDPLQQQHRAWRCSTQPEPAVCGVSRIWVFGLARRKGVARRMVDVVRSTFMYGSYLSTEEIAFSDPTPDGKLFATKYCQTPNFLVYNFVYSN; this comes from the exons ATGGGTCCTTTGTGTAAACGTCCCTCTCCTTCAGGCTG CGCGTCCTTAGCCTTTGAGACTCCTGTCAAAAGAGCGACGGTCGGTTTTGTCGACGGGCTGTCGCCGCGCAAGAAATCCAGGAGGTATGCGTCTCAGATAAAGTGGTCACCAGGCTCCGGTGATGAGATGAAGGAAAACGAGGCCGTCCCTGTGAAGCCAGCGCCGTCCAGGAGGCTGGATGTTTCCCCCCTGCAGGCAGCCAACGTTCCCACTGCTGCGCCCAGGGGGCTCTCCGGTAAATCATCCCCAAAGGCAGCTTCATCCTACAGGCCCGTTGTGCCCGTGGTGTCTTTTTACAGCAAGGAGAAGCGGTACCTTACTCTGATCGAGAGGAAACAGCTGAATGAGAGCCTCTCTTTCGGGGGGAGGAACGGTGATGAAAATGCCCCGGCTGCGAGCAGGACCGAGAAGATGAGCGCGAACCTCAGCAGGAACGCGAGCTCCAGGCCAGCCAGGCCTGCAACAAGTACCAAGCACGGCAAAGCTGTCCCCAAAACTGTCCCCAAAGCAGCGAAGAAGGTAAAGGCGGACGTCCCGCCTCTGAAACCCAGCGCGGAGAAGGAGAACGCTCCCTGCCTGATTAAAAAGAAGATGGATTCGCCCTTCCGCGTCCTCAGCATGACGGTGAAACCAGCTTTGAAGCTCCAGGCGGGGGCGGCGTTCTTTTCTGCCAGGAAGAGGTCGCACTCCAAAAAACCACCCGGAgaccccaaatctccccagGCGCCCCCCAGGGCTGCGCAAGGAAGCGGCCAGGCCCCGGCAGGGGCAGCTGGCACGTCTCACTCAGCTCCTACGAGCGAAAATCCCAAGGCGGGTGGCACACGGGGCAGGATTTCTGCGCCTCAGAAGGAAGACAAGGAGACCAGGGAGGACTCGAGCcggggaaaggaagagagaagttCAGCGTGCGAAGGAGAGGcgtccctgcagagcaggggggGCACCCCTGCTgttccttcccacccccccaagTCTCCTGCCGCAGAAGACAGCGACACAGAGAACGTG GGTGGTGATGAAGCCAGTGCTGCCCCAAGCCAGGAGTCGGATGACGTTATTCCTCCGAGCCCATCTCCGCAGAAAGGGGACAAGGAAG CTTCATCTCCGAATGCCGTGGTCTACCCCATATTCAGCGCTCTCCCGACAAGCAAGAAGAG GACGCAGCCCGCTCTGGACGATCTGAGTTCCCCGTTCGGACCCGCGAAAGCAGCTCCTGGCGTGCAGAAGAGCAAGAAGGCGAAGGAGCGGTGCTCCAGGGACCAGATGATCATC gaTGCCGGTCAAAAGCATTTCGGTGCCGTCGTTTGCAAGTCGTGCGGCATGATCTACACGGCTGCCAGCCCCGAGGACGAAGCCCAGCACGTCCAGCACCACGAGAGGTTCCTCGAGGGACTGCGCTACGTG GGCTGGAAGAAAGAGCGGGTCGTGGCGGAGTTCTGGGATGGGAAAATCGTCTTGATCCTTCCAGCTGACCCGAAGTACGCGGTCAAGAAG gCCGAAGACGTGCGAGAGATTGTAGATAACGAACTGGGATTCAAGCAAGTCGCACTGAGCTGCCCAGCCAAGACCAAAACGTACCTGTTTGTGTCCAACGAGAAGATGATTGTCGGGTGCCTCGTGGCTGAGTCAATCAAGCAG GCGTTCCGGGTGCTGGCCGAGCCGGTGGCTGCGCAGTCCCCGGGGCAGGAcccgctgcagcagcagcaccgcgcTTGGCGCTGCTCCACACAGCCCGAGCCCGCCGTCTGCGGCGTCAGCAGGATCTGGGTGTTCGGCCTGGCCCGCAGGAAGGGCGTCGCGCGCCGCATGGTGGACGTGGTCAG GAGCACGTTCATGTACGGCAGCTACCTGAGCACCGAGGAAATCGCCTTCTCCGACCCCACCCCGGACGGCAAGCTGTTTGCAACGAAGTACTGCCAGACGCCCAACTTCCTCGTCTACAACTTCGTTTATAGCAACTGA